In the Lepisosteus oculatus isolate fLepOcu1 chromosome 6, fLepOcu1.hap2, whole genome shotgun sequence genome, one interval contains:
- the LOC102688589 gene encoding desmoglein-2.1-like yields the protein MARVPQAGIGLLLLVMFLVFKNPVESKEEVQLQRRKREWIIPPVKIPENEDYTKREYIAKIRSDHETPTRRVTYEIKGKGADQEPFNVFIVDRNNGNIRVTAILDREQIAVYNLTGIAKDMSGNEVEKDIELRISVEDKNDCPPVFKMNQIGEIYELSPKGASVMQVIATDNDDPATINVVIKYSILSQSPPDQQMFEINETTGMIYVKKPTLDREVQDSYTLIVQGTDMNGAINGNAGTGSVEIKILDVNDNVPTLEKEEYVGSVEENTENVEIMRIKALDKDLEFTENWEAVFDIVSGNEGGYFSIVTNSKTNEGILMLHKALDYEEMQNLELGVAVRNKAAFYGSAASAFSSSMKTYPIKIQVKNQPEGPRFNPKVKAISISEESKKVMINTVIAKYPAVDGDTGKPAEKVRYAKGLDPDNWLTIDEKTAEIKLNKLPDRESKYLTNGTYYAKILVMTEDMPSKTATGTIALQVEDSNDHCPVLTSTSQVLCTESRAVFVTAEDGDADPNGPPFEFEIIPEGTKGTWRAEKLNDTTAILRAQDNLWPGSYEVAVEVKDQQGLSCPDKQVVKVDVCTCDKEQTACVSARKTTGAELGAAGFGLLILGFLMMLLVPLLLLFCSCGGLGVGGKGGAFLDMPFDTKEHLIAYHTEGQGEDKAVPLLTAPVQIKTGGYQVGSGLMTAGAGAMTGAGAGAMAMTGAGAGGMAMAGAGAAISAKEYIMAVNNAQESRYGFYARGGSRYEGDMMYRGSSHAFASGFESRESAYDSMALPEGYLEDYYMKKVMYMAEEDQIQKDGLLIYDFEGRESPVGSVGCCSFIEGDDDLEFLNDLGPKFKTLAEICTGDKMKSEVLVTPPMPTVQDVAVTRTEIKRENTVTTDAVRPQPSPVPQPQIQKNVVTEQYSSTTLPAMHLRENVVVPSPAYVIQQPVYYTTTPVVQPTRYIVEPQVHNTMLFSERPAAPNVQGVLLLNEGSGSEKVLFQEKRVVSGSAVQGGALGVLHGTLNRSEIPGSQNVVLVETRAGSGQFVQEGIAGSNQGAVHRVGLPGSQNVVLVERKAGSGQFVQEGVAGLNQGAVHRVGLPGSQNVVFVERKAESGQLMQDGMVGFSQGTAHRGGLSGAQSMMIKEKTVLSSAGSQDGMMGLNGRSVQLGDVTGSQKVYVKEKIVSCESVQGTSSG from the exons ATGGCTCGGGTTCCGCAGGCAGGCATCGGCTTGCTGCTGCTCGTAATGTTCCTG GTTTTCAAAAATCCAGTGGAATCAAAAGAGGAAGTGCAACTGCAGAGGCGAAAAAGAGAGTGGATCATTCCTCCTGTCAAAATCCCAGAGAACGAGGACTACACAAAGAGAGAATATATTGCCAAA attcGTTCTGACCACGAGACTCCTACACGCCGAGTGACATATGAAATTAAAGGGAAAGGAGCTGATCAAGAACCTTTCAATGTCTTTATTGTTGATAGGAACAATGGCAATATTAGAGTCACAGCCATCCTGGACAGAGAGCAAATTGCAGTTTACAAT CTCACCGGAATTGCAAAAGACATGTCCGGAAATGAAGTGGAAAAGGACATTGAACTTCGTATTTCCGTTGAAGACAAAAATGATTGTCCCCCTGTGTTTAAAATGAATCAGATCGGAGAAATTTATGAACTCAGTCCAAAAG GTGCCAGTGTCATGCAAGTAATTGCTACAGATAACGATGACCCTGCTACTATCAATGTGGTGATTAAATACAGCATCTTGAGCCAGTCCCCACCAGATCAACAGAtgtttgaaataaatgaaacaacAGGCATGATTTATGTTAAAAAACCTACCCTTGATAGAGAA GTCCAAGATAGCTATACTTTAATTGTACAAGGTACCGACATGAATGGAGCCATCAATGGCAACGCTGGAACGGGAAGTGTTGAAATTAAAATCCTAGATGTCAACGATAATGTTCCTACGCTGGAGAAAGAAgag tatgTTGGCAGTGTggaagaaaatacagaaaatgttgaaatcatgAGGATAAAGGCCTTGGATAAAGATCTAGAATTCACAGAAAACTGGGAGGCAGTGTTTGACATTGTGTCAGGAAATGAAGGAGGTTACTTCAGTATCGTGACCAACTCTAAAACTAATGAAGGAATCTTAATGCTGCATAAG GCACTAGATTATGAAGAAATGCAAAATCTCGAGCTTGGAGTGGCTGTGAGGAACAAGGCAGCTTTTTATGGCTCTGCTGCATCAGCATTTAGTTCATCGATGAAAACCTATCCCATTAAAATTCAAGTGAAAAACCAGCCCGAGGGGCCCAGGTTTAATCCAAAGGTGAAGGCTATCTCCATTTCCGAGGAGAGCAAAAAAGTGATGATCAATACTGTGATCGCGAAATATCCAGCTGTCGATGGAGATACCGGAAAACCAGCTGAAAAAGTCAG ATATGCTAAAGGACTTGATCCCGACAACTGGCTGACAATTGATGAAAAGACGGCAGAGATCAAACTGAACAAGCTGCCAGACCGGGAGTCTAAATACTTGACTAATGGCACATACTATGCAAAAATCTTGGTTATGACTGAAG atATGCCTTCCAAAACCGCCACTGGTACGATTGCTCTCCAGGTGGAAGACTCCAATGACCACTGTCCAGTTCTGACCAGTACCTCCCAGGTTCTGTGTACTGAGAGCAGAGCTGTGTTTGTCACAGCTGAGGATGGAGATGCTGATCCCAATGGGCCTCCCTTTGAGTTTGAAATCATTCCTGAAGGTACCAAGGGCACATGGAGAGCTGAAAAACTCAACG ACACCACTGCAATCCTGCGAGCCCAGGACAACCTGTGGCCTGGCTCATATGAAGTTGCTGTGGAGGTGAAAGACCAACAAGGACTATCCTGTCCTGATAAGCAGGTTGTAAAGGTAGATGTCTGCACCTGTGACAAGGAACAGACTGCCTGTGTCAGTGCAAGGAAAACAACAGGGGCTGAACTTGGAGCAGCAGGCTTTGGACTGCTAATCCTCGGATTCTTGATGATGCTGT TGGTGCCTCTCCTGCTGCTGTTCTGCTCTTGTGGCGGGCTTGGGGTCGGAGGAAAAGGAGGGGCTTTTCTTGACATGCCTTTTGACACCAAAGAGCATTTGATTGCTTATCACACAGAGGGACAAGGCGAAGACAAG GCAGTTCCCCTTCTTACTGCCCCTGTACAGATTAAGACTGGAGGATATCAAGTCGGCAGTGGACTGATGACGGCAGGGGCGGGGGCAAtgacaggggcaggggcaggggcaatGGCAATgacaggggcaggagcaggaggaatGGCAATGGCTGGGGCAGGAGCAGCCATTTCTGCAAAGGAGTACATAATGGCGGTTAACAATGCCCAGGAGTCTCGGTACGGCTTCTACGCTAGAGGCGGTAGCCGGTACGAAGGAGACATGATGTACAGGGGAAGTTCACATGCCTTCGCCTCGGGGTTTGAGTCTCGCGAGAGTGCCTACGACAGCATGGCACTTCCGGAAGGTTATCTGGAGGACTACTACATGAAG AAGGTAATGTACATGGCCGAGGAAGACCAGATTCAGAAAGATGGCTTACTGATTTATGACTTTGAAGGACGAGAATCCCCTGTGGGTTCAGTGGGATGCTGCAGTTTCATTGAAGGAGACGATGATTTGGAGTTCCTGAACGACCTGGGACCCAAGTTTAAGACCCTTGCTGAGATCTGCACGGGTGACAAAATGAAATCAGAAGTTTTGGTCACTCCACCCATGCCTACGGTCCAGGATGTGGCTGTAACTCGCACAGAGATCAAGAGAGAAAACACTGTGACAACTGATGCTGTGAGACCTCAGCCCAGCCCAGTTCCTCAGCCCCAGATCCAGAAAAACGTCGTCACTGAGCAGTATTCTTCCACCACTCTCCCAGCCATGCACCTCCGAGAAAATGTCGTAGTTCCCAGTCCCGCATATGTCATCCAACAGCCTGTCTATTACACTACCACCCCAGTGGTTCAACCCACTCGGTACATTGTGGAGCCGCAGGTCCACAACACCATGCTCTTCTCAGAAAGGCCAGCTGCTCCTAATGTGCAGGGTGTGCTGCTGCTGAATGAAGGCTCAGGCTCTGAGAAGGTCCTGTTTCAGGAGAAGAGAGTGGTGTCTGGATCTGCTGTGCAGGGTGGAGCACTGGGTGTCCTCCATGGCACCTTGAACAGGAGTGAAATCCCTGGCTCTCAGAATGTGGTGTTAGTGGAGACTAGGGCTGGATCGGGGCAGTTTGTGCAGGAGGGCATTGCTGGGTCTAATCAAGGAGCCGTGCACAGGGTTGGACTGCCAGGGTCACAGAATGTGGTGTTAGTGGAGAGGAAGGCTGGATCAGGGCAGTTTGTGCAGGAGGGGGTTGCTGGGCTTAATCAAGGGGCTGTACACAGGGTTGGACTGCCAGGGTCACAGAATGTGGTGTTTGTGGAGAGGAAGGCAGAATCAGGACAGCTTATGCAAGACGGGATGGTAGGATTCAGTCAAGGGACCGCACACAGAGGTGGCCTGTCTGGAGCACAAAGCATGATGATCAAAGAGAAAACAGTATTGTCTAGTGCAGGATCACAAGATGGAATGATGGGGCTGAATGGACGATCTGTTCAACTGGGTGATGTAACTGGCTCTCAAAAAGTCTATGTGAAGGAGAAGATTGTCTCCTGTGAAAGCGTGCAAGGAACTAGTTCTGGGTAA